The sequence GGAAATGTCACTCAACTCCGGATGAAACTGTTATGAAGGGCATCTTCCGATGCAACCGTGATGAACTGGAATCTGTCATGGCAATAATCCCGACCATAACCCGGTTTAAAGGTCGAAGAGTTGTTTTTCACACCCTTGGAATTTCAGGGACAATTAAATCTGCAATAAAAAAGTTTATTAAACCATGAAAATAAGATGATTAATTAGTTTGAAATAAATATTCAAATACATTTTATAAAATGTGCATAAGTACAGACGATCTGAGAATAAAAACGTGGCTATGACTTCAAATCCTTGTTTTTTTATGTAGATGGATTTGATGTGGTGAATTTGGTAATGGCCGCAGTCAGATTGAATTTCATTTCTAATTTGAGAAAAAGATAGAGAGGTATTTATATGCAACCGTTTCCAGGAGCAGGATATGATAGGGCTATAACAGTATTTAGTCCAGATGGAAGACTATTTCAGGTTGAATATGCAAGAGAAGCTGTAAAGAGAGGTACAACTTCATTAGGTGTTAAATCAAGCGAGGGAATAGTACTTGTGGTTGATAAAAGGCCAACAAGTAAACTTGTGGAACCTAAATCAATAGAAAAAATATTCCAGATAGACGACCACATAGGAGCTGCAACCTCTGGACTGGTGGCAGATGCAAGATCCCTCATTGAAAAAGCCAGGATGGAATCACAGATCAACAAAATAACCTACAACGAACCAATAAGGGTGGAAGGTCTTGCAAAGAAAATCTGCGACATGAAACAGATGTACACCCAGCATGGAGGGGTCAGGCCATTCGGATCGGCCCTTATAATTGGTGGAGTTAATGATTCCGGGTGCAGACTCTTTGAAACAGACCCAAGTGGTGCTTTGATTGAATACAAGGCAACTGCAATTGGTGCTGGAAGGCAAGTGGCAATGGATGAGTTTGAGAAGAAGTATCATGAAGATATAAAACTCACAGAAGCCATTGAACTGGCACTGGACGCTGTTTACGAGGCAACTGAAGGTAAAACAACCCCGGAAAGCGTTGAAATTGCCCTCATCGAAGCCAAGGACAAAAAATTCAAAAAACTCCCAGACGATGACATAGCAGATCATGTTGAAGAACTCCTCATCCGAAAATCTAAGGAAGAAGAAGAGGAATAAATTATGGTTACTCTTGAAGATGCAGTTATAGCCCGTTTGGAGTACTACGGAGAACATTTTGAGATCCTTGTAGACCCAGATCTTGCAT is a genomic window of Methanobacterium congolense containing:
- the psmA gene encoding archaeal proteasome endopeptidase complex subunit alpha, encoding MQPFPGAGYDRAITVFSPDGRLFQVEYAREAVKRGTTSLGVKSSEGIVLVVDKRPTSKLVEPKSIEKIFQIDDHIGAATSGLVADARSLIEKARMESQINKITYNEPIRVEGLAKKICDMKQMYTQHGGVRPFGSALIIGGVNDSGCRLFETDPSGALIEYKATAIGAGRQVAMDEFEKKYHEDIKLTEAIELALDAVYEATEGKTTPESVEIALIEAKDKKFKKLPDDDIADHVEELLIRKSKEEEEE
- a CDS encoding Rpp14/Pop5 family protein produces the protein MKLKILPPTLRVKKRYVTFELISQIPLRREDVIFIIGEASQDLYGACGTSRFDLWLVKLWKCHSTPDETVMKGIFRCNRDELESVMAIIPTITRFKGRRVVFHTLGISGTIKSAIKKFIKP